The following proteins are co-located in the Ictalurus punctatus breed USDA103 chromosome 14, Coco_2.0, whole genome shotgun sequence genome:
- the dus3l gene encoding tRNA-dihydrouridine(47) synthase [NAD(P)(+)]-like isoform X1 — protein sequence MSSGQDSYQICGLELVGHSLRYGSELKCGRLVLRPDTFQCNTATLSRLCGCSYRMEGGDVNSAEGSTIQTTDRGEAALKTQYITNKENFYEFLATGFKSEKAEDEKASAEVPIDGAEEQSREPETKKRKVDGDEQTKDKKKRRGQNKSRPHLKPHSYEAQRLCPSLIQESERKCFYGEKCKFIHDVADYMSTKPEDLGDTCYLYDTFGRCPYGVTCRFAKAHTGPDYKNLVNEELRKSLDRTETVRNSLDKELQRRLRKKQVSFKSSENFLKSISAGKKQHGKSSMSENTPNELRQEEEVSQSETRQEGPAAELKTEESQTKPPPVKTIGPLTDDDIIKLRPCEKKQVDFRDKLYLAPLTTCGNLPFRRVCKRFGADITCGEMAMCTNLLQGQTSEWALLKRHHTEDVFGVQLEGCFPDSMTRCAELLNHNIDVDFVDINSGCPIDLVYKKGGGCGLMTRANKFEQIVRGMNSVLDVPLTVKIRTGVQQNCNIAHKLIPELKKWGVSMITLHGRSREQRYTKLADWSYIDTCSKLAAPVPLFGNGDVLSYEDAMRARETGVSGIMVARGALIKPWLFTEIKEQRQWDISSSERLQILRDFTHFGLEHWGSDTQGVEKTRNFLLEWLSFTCRYIPVGLLERVQKINERPPYYLGRDYLETLMASQHVDDWIRISEMLLGPVPKNFSFLPKHKANAYK from the exons atgtcttcagggcAGGATTCGTATCAAATATGTGGTTTGGAGCTGGTTGGACATT cGTTGAGATACGGGTCGGAATTAAAATGCGGGCGCTTGGTGCTGCGCCCGGACACATTTCAGTGTAACACCGCTACCCTGTCACGTTTATGTGG TTGTAGTTATAGGATGGAGGGTGGTGATGTGAACAGTGCAGAGGGCAGCACAATTCAGACCACAGACAGAGGAGAAGCGGCTCTGAAGACACA GTACATCACAAACAAAGAGAATTTTTATGAGTTCCTGGCCACTGGATTCAAGAGCGAGAAAGCTGAAGATGAGAAAGCATCAGCTGAAGTTCCCATAGATGGAGCGGAGGAACAGAGCAGAGAACCGGAGACGAAGAAGCGGAAAGTGGACGGTGATGAACAGACAAAGGACAAGAAGAAACGGAGAGGCCAGAACAAGTCGAGACCTCACCTGAAACCTCACAGCTATGAGGCTCAAAGACTCTGCCCCTCACTCATTCAg GAGTCTGAGAGGAAGTGTTTCTATGGTGAGAAGTGTAAGTTCATCCATGACGTGGCTGATTACATGTCCACCAAGCCGGAAGATCTGGGAGACACCTGTTACCTTTACGACACCTTCGGCAG atgtccATATGGAGTCACCTGCAGGTTTGCTAAAGCTCACACAGGCCCAGATTACAAAAACCTGGTGAACGAGGAGCTCCGTAAAAGCCTCGATAGAACAGAAACTGTGCGGAACAGTCTGGATAAAGAGCTCCAGAGACGTCTCAGAAAGAAACAAGTGTCCTTCAAAAGCTCGGAGAACTTCCTCAAGAGCATCAGCGCGGGGAAAAAACAACACGGGAAGTCGTCCATGTCTGAAAACACACCAAATGAGTTGagacaggaagaggaagtgaGCCAGAGTGAGACCAGACAGGAAGGTCCTGCTGCTGAGCTCAAAACTGAG GAGAGTCAGACGAAGCCACCTCCTGTGAAGACCATTGGGCCATTAACggatgatgacatcatcaaactGCGCCCATGTGAGAAGAAGCAG GTAGATTTCAGAGACAAGCTCTACCTGGCTCCATTAACAACG tGTGGGAACCTGCCATTCCGGCGTGTGTGTAAGCGTTTTGGAGCTGATATAACGTGTGGAGAGATGGCCATGTGCACCAACCTGCTGCAGGGTCAGACGTCTGAGTGGGCTCTGCTCAAGAGACACCACACTGAGGATGTGTTTGGAGTGCAG CTGGAAGGATGTTTCCCTGACTCCATGACCCGCTGTGCTGAACTCCTCAACCACAACATCGACGTTGACTTTGTGGACATCAACTCTGGCTGTCCTATAGACCTAGTGTACaagaag ggtGGTGGATGTGGCCTGATGACCAGAGCCAACAAATTTGAGCAGATAGTGAGAGGAATGAACTCT GTTCTGGACGTGCCTTTAACGGTGAAGATCCGTACAGGAGTGCAGCAGAACTGCAACATCGCACACAAACTCATCCCTGAGCTGAAGAAGTGGGGTGTGTCTATGATCACG TTACATGGTCGATCCCGAGAACAGCGTTACACCAAATTGGCCGACTGGAGTTACATCGATACCTGCTCAAAACTCGCCGCTCCTGTCCCCTTGTtcg GTAATGGTGATGTTTTGTCGTATGAAGATGCTATGAGGGCCAGAGAGACAGGAGTGTCTGGAATCATGGTAGCAAG aggtgCCCTCATAAAGCCGTGGCTCTTCACGGAGATTAAGGAGCAGAGACAGTGGGACATCTCGTCCTCAGAGCGTCTCCAGATCCTTCGAGATTTCACCCACTTTGGATTGGAGCACTGGGGCTCGGACACACAGGGAGTGGAGAAGACACGCAACTTCCTGCTCGAGTGGCTCTCCTTCACCTGCAG GTACATCCCAGTGGGACTGCTGGAGCGTGTACAGAAGATTAATGAACGTCCTCCATATTATTTGGGTCGTGATTATCTGGAGACTCTGATGGCGAGTCAGCATGTGGATGACTGGATCAGGATCAG TGAGATGTTGCTGGGTCCGGTGCCGAAGAACTTTAGCTTCCTGCCCAAACACAAAGCTAACGCCTATAAATAA
- the dus3l gene encoding tRNA-dihydrouridine(47) synthase [NAD(P)(+)]-like isoform X2 — protein sequence MGIWKEVCSYRMEGGDVNSAEGSTIQTTDRGEAALKTQYITNKENFYEFLATGFKSEKAEDEKASAEVPIDGAEEQSREPETKKRKVDGDEQTKDKKKRRGQNKSRPHLKPHSYEAQRLCPSLIQESERKCFYGEKCKFIHDVADYMSTKPEDLGDTCYLYDTFGRCPYGVTCRFAKAHTGPDYKNLVNEELRKSLDRTETVRNSLDKELQRRLRKKQVSFKSSENFLKSISAGKKQHGKSSMSENTPNELRQEEEVSQSETRQEGPAAELKTEESQTKPPPVKTIGPLTDDDIIKLRPCEKKQVDFRDKLYLAPLTTCGNLPFRRVCKRFGADITCGEMAMCTNLLQGQTSEWALLKRHHTEDVFGVQLEGCFPDSMTRCAELLNHNIDVDFVDINSGCPIDLVYKKGGGCGLMTRANKFEQIVRGMNSVLDVPLTVKIRTGVQQNCNIAHKLIPELKKWGVSMITLHGRSREQRYTKLADWSYIDTCSKLAAPVPLFGNGDVLSYEDAMRARETGVSGIMVARGALIKPWLFTEIKEQRQWDISSSERLQILRDFTHFGLEHWGSDTQGVEKTRNFLLEWLSFTCRYIPVGLLERVQKINERPPYYLGRDYLETLMASQHVDDWIRISEMLLGPVPKNFSFLPKHKANAYK from the exons ATGGGAATCTGGAAAGAAGT TTGTAGTTATAGGATGGAGGGTGGTGATGTGAACAGTGCAGAGGGCAGCACAATTCAGACCACAGACAGAGGAGAAGCGGCTCTGAAGACACA GTACATCACAAACAAAGAGAATTTTTATGAGTTCCTGGCCACTGGATTCAAGAGCGAGAAAGCTGAAGATGAGAAAGCATCAGCTGAAGTTCCCATAGATGGAGCGGAGGAACAGAGCAGAGAACCGGAGACGAAGAAGCGGAAAGTGGACGGTGATGAACAGACAAAGGACAAGAAGAAACGGAGAGGCCAGAACAAGTCGAGACCTCACCTGAAACCTCACAGCTATGAGGCTCAAAGACTCTGCCCCTCACTCATTCAg GAGTCTGAGAGGAAGTGTTTCTATGGTGAGAAGTGTAAGTTCATCCATGACGTGGCTGATTACATGTCCACCAAGCCGGAAGATCTGGGAGACACCTGTTACCTTTACGACACCTTCGGCAG atgtccATATGGAGTCACCTGCAGGTTTGCTAAAGCTCACACAGGCCCAGATTACAAAAACCTGGTGAACGAGGAGCTCCGTAAAAGCCTCGATAGAACAGAAACTGTGCGGAACAGTCTGGATAAAGAGCTCCAGAGACGTCTCAGAAAGAAACAAGTGTCCTTCAAAAGCTCGGAGAACTTCCTCAAGAGCATCAGCGCGGGGAAAAAACAACACGGGAAGTCGTCCATGTCTGAAAACACACCAAATGAGTTGagacaggaagaggaagtgaGCCAGAGTGAGACCAGACAGGAAGGTCCTGCTGCTGAGCTCAAAACTGAG GAGAGTCAGACGAAGCCACCTCCTGTGAAGACCATTGGGCCATTAACggatgatgacatcatcaaactGCGCCCATGTGAGAAGAAGCAG GTAGATTTCAGAGACAAGCTCTACCTGGCTCCATTAACAACG tGTGGGAACCTGCCATTCCGGCGTGTGTGTAAGCGTTTTGGAGCTGATATAACGTGTGGAGAGATGGCCATGTGCACCAACCTGCTGCAGGGTCAGACGTCTGAGTGGGCTCTGCTCAAGAGACACCACACTGAGGATGTGTTTGGAGTGCAG CTGGAAGGATGTTTCCCTGACTCCATGACCCGCTGTGCTGAACTCCTCAACCACAACATCGACGTTGACTTTGTGGACATCAACTCTGGCTGTCCTATAGACCTAGTGTACaagaag ggtGGTGGATGTGGCCTGATGACCAGAGCCAACAAATTTGAGCAGATAGTGAGAGGAATGAACTCT GTTCTGGACGTGCCTTTAACGGTGAAGATCCGTACAGGAGTGCAGCAGAACTGCAACATCGCACACAAACTCATCCCTGAGCTGAAGAAGTGGGGTGTGTCTATGATCACG TTACATGGTCGATCCCGAGAACAGCGTTACACCAAATTGGCCGACTGGAGTTACATCGATACCTGCTCAAAACTCGCCGCTCCTGTCCCCTTGTtcg GTAATGGTGATGTTTTGTCGTATGAAGATGCTATGAGGGCCAGAGAGACAGGAGTGTCTGGAATCATGGTAGCAAG aggtgCCCTCATAAAGCCGTGGCTCTTCACGGAGATTAAGGAGCAGAGACAGTGGGACATCTCGTCCTCAGAGCGTCTCCAGATCCTTCGAGATTTCACCCACTTTGGATTGGAGCACTGGGGCTCGGACACACAGGGAGTGGAGAAGACACGCAACTTCCTGCTCGAGTGGCTCTCCTTCACCTGCAG GTACATCCCAGTGGGACTGCTGGAGCGTGTACAGAAGATTAATGAACGTCCTCCATATTATTTGGGTCGTGATTATCTGGAGACTCTGATGGCGAGTCAGCATGTGGATGACTGGATCAGGATCAG TGAGATGTTGCTGGGTCCGGTGCCGAAGAACTTTAGCTTCCTGCCCAAACACAAAGCTAACGCCTATAAATAA
- the LOC108274852 gene encoding uncharacterized protein LOC108274852 — translation MAEFEEIIKAVEDGIEEAEEASEGLSGEAREEIEEVIAETRTAIEELSTTQNKLQEFLKSIGNCVAKVAKFTAETVAVGAILWGVNVALNKLLPQHDQKETKTRMRNVIKALSDVINTEATINKKVLEWMEVHKDDTITLDGYEVSLEAILTKYIKPLVEASEKAETIAESLQEKVDGKTQFKCPSADVMRKFMDVTDVYIKAFTDLIAFIMKNVDHVVELQSFPVKEGDVIDLAAKLNAAKDLPLW, via the exons ATGGCAGAATTTGAAGAGATTATtaaagcggttgaagatgggaTAGAAGAAGCGGAAGAAGCATCTGAGGGACTATCAGGAGAAGCACGAGAGGAAATTGAAGAAGTAATAGCCGAAACCCGCACGGCGATTGAAGAGCTTTCTACAACTCAGAATAAACTCCAAGAGTTCCTTAAGTCCATCGGAAATTGTGTAGCTAAAGTGGCCAAGTTTACTGCTGAAACTGTAGCGGTTGGCGCCATCCTGTGGGGGGTAAATGTTGCTTTAAACAAGCTGCTTCCACAACATGACCAAAAAGAAACCAAGACACGCATGCGTAATGTAATAAAGGCCTTGAGTGACGTGATCAACACTGAAGCCACCATAAACAAGAAGGTACTGGAATGGATGGAGGTCCACAAGGACGATACCATCACTCTGGATGGATATGAAGTGTCTTTGGAAGCCATTCTGACAAAATACATTAAACCATTAGTTGAG GCATCCGAAAAAGCCGAAACCATCGCTGAATCCCTCCAAGAAAAGGTTGATGGGAAAACTCAGTTTAAATGTCCAAGCGCAGATGTCATGAGAAAATTCATGGATGTGACCGATGTGTACATCAAGGCCTTCACCGATCTCATCGCGTTCATTATGAAAAATGTAGACCATGTTGTAGAGCTGCAGAGCTTTCCGGTAAAAGAGGGAGATGTTATTGACCTAGCAGCAAAGCTGAATGCTGCCAAGGACTTACCTCTGTGGTAA
- the LOC108274826 gene encoding oxysterol-binding protein-related protein 10: MEKTPTPTNRARASAATGSSSSNHNHADRTRRTTGRGGGGGKRPQLEGVLSKYTNLIQGWQNRYFVLDEDLNQLQYFVNEQGRSQKPRGTLPLIGASVTVSDEAPHMFVVSSANGELFKLRAVDGREQQLWMSHIQSCATDSSVRTLKDTNEQLGDKAVSSLDIQSSSRRSFSLLPSASSSTSSSPRLQRHLPHLPHLPHPQRSPAASRRAKHTQAQPDTLLGVREVIHQVECQQKSLVHSIELLPRRGGVSCLDQDLLLLKATSAATLRCLAQCLSMLQQHRHAHSLSDPAQPQVPPSEECDVDDEKAAGCQGPMLSEDQTNTC, translated from the exons atggagAAAACGCCAACACCGACCAACAGAGCGCGCGCCTCAGCGGCCACAGGAAGCTCGAGCTCGAACCACAACCACGCGGACCGGACACGGAGGACCAccggaagaggaggaggaggaggaaagaggCCTCAGCTGGAAGGAGTACTGAGCAAATACACCAACCTGATCCAGGGCTGGCAGAACAG GTACTTTGTTCTGGATGAAGACCTGAACCAGCTACAGTACTTCGTGAACGAACAGGGCCGGAGTCAGAAACCCAGAGGGACCCTCCCTCTGATTGGTGCATCTGTTACCGTGAGTGATGAGGCACCACACATGTTTGTCGTCAGCTCGGCCAATGGGGAGCTCTTCAAACTCCGAG cggTGGACGGTAGAGAGCAACAGCTGTGGATGTCTCACATTCAGTCCTGCGCCACAGACAGCAGTGTGAGGACACTGAAGGACACTAACGAGCAGCTGGGTGACAAGGCAGTCAGTAGTTTAGACATACAG agtTCATCACGTCGGAgtttctctctcctcccctctgcCTCTTCCTCAACCTCTTCCTCTCCGAGGCTGCAGAGACATCTTCCTCACCTTCCTCATCTGCCTCATCCTCAAAGATCTCCTGCAGCTTCACGCCgggccaaacacacacaagctcagCCCGACACACTGCTGGGGGTCAGAGAG gTGATCCATCAGGTAGAGTGTCAGCAGAAATCCCTCGTTCACTCCATTGAGCTCCTCCCTCGGCGAGGGGGTGTGTCCTGTCTGGATCAGGACCTGCTGCTGCTGAAGGCTACGTCGGCCGCCACACTGCGCTGCCTTGCCCAGTGCCTCAGTATGCTACAGCAACACAGACACGCCCACAGCCTGTCAGACCCCGCCCAGCCGCAGGTCCCGCCCTCTGAGGAATGTGATGTGGACGATGAAAAGGCTGCGGGCTGCCAGGGGCCGATGCTCAGCGAAGACCAAACCAACACATGCTGA
- the LOC124628880 gene encoding 4-galactosyl-N-acetylglucosaminide 3-alpha-L-fucosyltransferase 9-like, whose amino-acid sequence MPSMGSLSCKKETSNHNIAKEEEAGDEVPANWRRNLDRDTVVLIWTWPFGHRFKMESCSKLFNITGCRLTDNRSEYEKVHTVIFHHRDIQSNVYELLRMRRPLLQKWVWMNMESPGNSQRRAQLDGLFNLTASYRRDSDVWVPYGRIVEASEEDKAFQIPPKDKLVCWIVKIWNTRLKRVPYFYELRKHVQIHTYGGAFERQLSLEEYYKTLSSCKFYLSFENSVHKDYFTEKLFNSMKFGTVPVVLGPPRENYEEFIPAESFIHVDDFKSPQELAEHLTLLDQNQEAYEQYFTWRQHFTAEGSYFGLEHACRICDHVKRYRGYRVFNNLSAWYWG is encoded by the coding sequence ATGCCGTCTATGGGTTCGCTGTCttgtaaaaaagaaacatcaaACCACAACATTgctaaagaagaagaagcaggagATGAAGTTCCTGCAAACTGGAGGAGAAACCTGGACCGTGACACTGTGGTTTTGATTTGGACGTGGCCGTTCGGACATCGGTTCAAGATGGAGTCTTGCAGCAAGCTGTTCAACATCACAGGCTGTCGCCTTACGGACAACCGAAGCGAGTACGAGAAAGTTCACACGGTCATTTTCCATCACAGAGACATCCAGTCTAACGTCTATGAGCTGCTGAGGATGAGGAGACCACTGTTGCAGAAGTGGGTCTGGATGAACATGGAGTCTCCCGGGAATTCCCAGAGACGAGCTCAGCTCGATGGGTTGTTCAACCTGACGGCGAGTTATCGCAGAGATTCGGACGTTTGGGTTCCTTACGGGAGAATCGTAGAAGCATCTGAGGAGGACAAAGCCTTCCAAATCCCACCGAAGGACAAATTAGTGTGCTGGATCGTCAAGATCTGGAACACACGCTTAAAAAGAGTCCCATATTTTTATGAATTACGGAAACATGTTCAGATTCACACGTACGGCGGGGCATTTGAAAGACAACTAAGTCTAGAAGAGTATTACAAAACCCTGTCCAGCTGTAAATTCTACTTATCATTCGAGAACTCTGTCCACAAAGACTACTTCACAGAAAAGCTGTTTAACTCCATGAAATTCGGCACGGTTCCTGTGGTTCTCGGTCCACCCAGGGAGAACTATGAGGAATTCATTCCAGCAGAGTCATTCATTCACGTGGACGATTTCAAATCCCCTCAAGAACTGGCAGAACATCTCACACTTCTGGACCAGAACCAGGAAGCTTATGAACAGTACTTCACCTGGAGACAACACTTCACCGCTGAAGGTTCATATTTCGGTCTAGAACACGCTTGTCGCATTTGTGATCACGTAAAAAGATACAGAGGCTACAGAGTGTTTAATAATCTCAGTGCATGGTACTGGGGTTAG
- the LOC108274823 gene encoding transcription termination factor 1, mitochondrial, translated as MALQQILVLLRPRGSRLSRSVTVFKYFSTTKADYNETKTDSNNEKTDSSSLGSGSENKSLLENLSVLGVDVQMARRRQPGVFRKIQTNEQGLIDFLAQKGASRDIIASIISRFPRAITRSEEHLEERWRLWRSIFNSDAEVVNILNRSPESFFRSSDNGNLEKNIHYLSSLGIKPKDLHRLLTMAPRIFSNTLALNQMMVELLENVCMSLGGTDSEKFARTVISRNVYILIRSTKRVRSNIEFLLSALELSDEEALKLLQSHGAKILDLSHESMKANFRNLQLKLKSLGCSQMQVRELILNYAPILFVSSETLNQKLDTLTEGGIDIRSIIEKPKVLDYSVATLKQRLNDLHRLGYDFKANGINILDLSSKRFKSKMEKLQELGV; from the coding sequence ATGGCTTTGCAGCAGATTCTCGTTTTGCTGAGGCCACGCGGGAGCCGATTATCACGATCAGTTACTGTGTTCAAATACTTCAGCACAACAAAAGCAGActataatgaaacaaaaacagactcCAACAATGAGAAAACAGACTCTTCGTCCCTTGGTTCTGGTTCTGAGAACAAGTCTTTGTTGGAGAACCTCAGTGTGCTCGGTGTGGATGTGCAGATGGCGCGGCGCCGTCAACCTGGTGTTTTCCGCAAAATCCAAACAAATGAGCAAGGATTGATTGATTTCCTTGCACAGAAAGGTGCCAGCCGTGATATAATCGCTAGCATAATTTCCCGTTTTCCACGTGCCATAACAAGATCCGAGGAACACCTGGAAGAACGTTGGCGTCTGTGGCGCAGCATTTTCAACAGCGATGCCGAGGTTGTTAATATCCTAAACCGTTCTCCAGAGTCATTCTTCCGCTCAAGTGATAATGGCAACCTGGAGAAGAACATACATTACTTAAGTTCATTGGGGATAAAGCCTAAAGATCTGCACCGTCTCCTAACCATGGCACCGAGGATCTTCTCAAACACTCTGGCACTGAACCAGATGATGGTGGAGCTCCTGGAGAATGTATGCATGAGCCTTGGAGGTACTGACAGTGAGAAGTTTGCCCGCACTGTCATTTCCAGAAACGTGTACATCCTGATCCGGAGCACGAAGCGTGTCAGGTCCAACATCGAGTTCCTTTTGAGTGCGTTGGAGCTCAGTGATGAGGAGGCACTCAAGCTTCTGCAGAGCCACGGTGCCAAAATCCTCGACCTGTCACATGAAAGTATGAAGGCGAACTTCAGAAACCTGCAGCTAAAGCTAAAGTCTCTGGGCTGCAGCCAGATGCAGGTGAGAGAGCTCATCCTGAACTATGCTCCCATACTCTTTGTCTCCTCAGAGACACTGAACCAGAAACTGGACACCCTAACTGAAGGTGGGATCGACATCAGAAGCATCATAGAGAAGCCTAAAGTGCTGGATTACAGCGTCGCCACCCTGAAACAGCGGCTGAACGATCTGCATCGACTTGGTTATGACTTTAAGGCGAATGGAATCAACATCTTGGATTTGAGCAGCAAGCGTTTCAAATCTAAAATGGAGAAGCTGCAAGAACTTGGAGTGTGA
- the dus3l gene encoding tRNA-dihydrouridine(47) synthase [NAD(P)(+)]-like isoform X3, which produces MEGGDVNSAEGSTIQTTDRGEAALKTQYITNKENFYEFLATGFKSEKAEDEKASAEVPIDGAEEQSREPETKKRKVDGDEQTKDKKKRRGQNKSRPHLKPHSYEAQRLCPSLIQESERKCFYGEKCKFIHDVADYMSTKPEDLGDTCYLYDTFGRCPYGVTCRFAKAHTGPDYKNLVNEELRKSLDRTETVRNSLDKELQRRLRKKQVSFKSSENFLKSISAGKKQHGKSSMSENTPNELRQEEEVSQSETRQEGPAAELKTEESQTKPPPVKTIGPLTDDDIIKLRPCEKKQVDFRDKLYLAPLTTCGNLPFRRVCKRFGADITCGEMAMCTNLLQGQTSEWALLKRHHTEDVFGVQLEGCFPDSMTRCAELLNHNIDVDFVDINSGCPIDLVYKKGGGCGLMTRANKFEQIVRGMNSVLDVPLTVKIRTGVQQNCNIAHKLIPELKKWGVSMITLHGRSREQRYTKLADWSYIDTCSKLAAPVPLFGNGDVLSYEDAMRARETGVSGIMVARGALIKPWLFTEIKEQRQWDISSSERLQILRDFTHFGLEHWGSDTQGVEKTRNFLLEWLSFTCRYIPVGLLERVQKINERPPYYLGRDYLETLMASQHVDDWIRISEMLLGPVPKNFSFLPKHKANAYK; this is translated from the exons ATGGAGGGTGGTGATGTGAACAGTGCAGAGGGCAGCACAATTCAGACCACAGACAGAGGAGAAGCGGCTCTGAAGACACA GTACATCACAAACAAAGAGAATTTTTATGAGTTCCTGGCCACTGGATTCAAGAGCGAGAAAGCTGAAGATGAGAAAGCATCAGCTGAAGTTCCCATAGATGGAGCGGAGGAACAGAGCAGAGAACCGGAGACGAAGAAGCGGAAAGTGGACGGTGATGAACAGACAAAGGACAAGAAGAAACGGAGAGGCCAGAACAAGTCGAGACCTCACCTGAAACCTCACAGCTATGAGGCTCAAAGACTCTGCCCCTCACTCATTCAg GAGTCTGAGAGGAAGTGTTTCTATGGTGAGAAGTGTAAGTTCATCCATGACGTGGCTGATTACATGTCCACCAAGCCGGAAGATCTGGGAGACACCTGTTACCTTTACGACACCTTCGGCAG atgtccATATGGAGTCACCTGCAGGTTTGCTAAAGCTCACACAGGCCCAGATTACAAAAACCTGGTGAACGAGGAGCTCCGTAAAAGCCTCGATAGAACAGAAACTGTGCGGAACAGTCTGGATAAAGAGCTCCAGAGACGTCTCAGAAAGAAACAAGTGTCCTTCAAAAGCTCGGAGAACTTCCTCAAGAGCATCAGCGCGGGGAAAAAACAACACGGGAAGTCGTCCATGTCTGAAAACACACCAAATGAGTTGagacaggaagaggaagtgaGCCAGAGTGAGACCAGACAGGAAGGTCCTGCTGCTGAGCTCAAAACTGAG GAGAGTCAGACGAAGCCACCTCCTGTGAAGACCATTGGGCCATTAACggatgatgacatcatcaaactGCGCCCATGTGAGAAGAAGCAG GTAGATTTCAGAGACAAGCTCTACCTGGCTCCATTAACAACG tGTGGGAACCTGCCATTCCGGCGTGTGTGTAAGCGTTTTGGAGCTGATATAACGTGTGGAGAGATGGCCATGTGCACCAACCTGCTGCAGGGTCAGACGTCTGAGTGGGCTCTGCTCAAGAGACACCACACTGAGGATGTGTTTGGAGTGCAG CTGGAAGGATGTTTCCCTGACTCCATGACCCGCTGTGCTGAACTCCTCAACCACAACATCGACGTTGACTTTGTGGACATCAACTCTGGCTGTCCTATAGACCTAGTGTACaagaag ggtGGTGGATGTGGCCTGATGACCAGAGCCAACAAATTTGAGCAGATAGTGAGAGGAATGAACTCT GTTCTGGACGTGCCTTTAACGGTGAAGATCCGTACAGGAGTGCAGCAGAACTGCAACATCGCACACAAACTCATCCCTGAGCTGAAGAAGTGGGGTGTGTCTATGATCACG TTACATGGTCGATCCCGAGAACAGCGTTACACCAAATTGGCCGACTGGAGTTACATCGATACCTGCTCAAAACTCGCCGCTCCTGTCCCCTTGTtcg GTAATGGTGATGTTTTGTCGTATGAAGATGCTATGAGGGCCAGAGAGACAGGAGTGTCTGGAATCATGGTAGCAAG aggtgCCCTCATAAAGCCGTGGCTCTTCACGGAGATTAAGGAGCAGAGACAGTGGGACATCTCGTCCTCAGAGCGTCTCCAGATCCTTCGAGATTTCACCCACTTTGGATTGGAGCACTGGGGCTCGGACACACAGGGAGTGGAGAAGACACGCAACTTCCTGCTCGAGTGGCTCTCCTTCACCTGCAG GTACATCCCAGTGGGACTGCTGGAGCGTGTACAGAAGATTAATGAACGTCCTCCATATTATTTGGGTCGTGATTATCTGGAGACTCTGATGGCGAGTCAGCATGTGGATGACTGGATCAGGATCAG TGAGATGTTGCTGGGTCCGGTGCCGAAGAACTTTAGCTTCCTGCCCAAACACAAAGCTAACGCCTATAAATAA